A stretch of Allostreptomyces psammosilenae DNA encodes these proteins:
- the gatB gene encoding Asp-tRNA(Asn)/Glu-tRNA(Gln) amidotransferase subunit GatB, with amino-acid sequence MAETLSMVSFEDALASYDPVMGLEVHVELGTATKMFCGCATGFGAEPNSQVCPTCLGLPGALPVVNATAVESAVRIGLALNCSIAEWCRFARKNYFYPDMPKNFQTSQYDEPIANDGYLDVEVDGETFRVEIERAHMEEDTGKSLHVGGATGRIHGADHSLVDYNRAGIPLIEIVTKPIVGAGARAPQVARAYVAELRELIRALGVSEARMEQGQMRCDVNLSLRPIGREEFGTRSETKNVNSMRSVERAVRFEIQRHATVLTDGGVIVQETRHFHEDDGSTTPGRVKEEAEDYRYFPEPDLVPVAPAREWVEELRATLPELPSARRRRLQAEWGVSDHEMQSLLNAGAIDLIVATIEAGAPADQARKWWMGELARRANEDGVELSALPITPAQVARVATLIGEGALNDKLARQVIEGVLAGEGGPDEVVEARGLKVVSDDSALGAAVDEAIAANPGVADKVRSGKVAAAGALVGAVMKATRGQADAARVRELILARLGVEG; translated from the coding sequence ATGGCTGAGACCCTGAGCATGGTCTCCTTCGAGGACGCCCTGGCGTCCTACGACCCGGTGATGGGCCTGGAGGTCCACGTCGAGCTGGGTACCGCCACCAAGATGTTCTGCGGCTGCGCCACCGGCTTCGGCGCGGAGCCGAACAGCCAGGTCTGCCCGACCTGCCTGGGGCTGCCCGGCGCGCTGCCGGTCGTCAACGCCACCGCGGTGGAGTCGGCGGTGCGGATCGGCCTGGCGCTGAACTGCTCCATCGCCGAGTGGTGCCGGTTCGCCCGGAAGAACTACTTCTATCCGGACATGCCCAAGAACTTCCAGACCTCCCAGTACGACGAGCCGATCGCCAACGACGGCTACCTGGACGTCGAGGTGGACGGCGAGACCTTCCGGGTGGAGATCGAGCGCGCCCACATGGAGGAGGACACCGGCAAGTCGCTGCACGTCGGTGGCGCCACCGGGCGCATCCACGGCGCCGACCACTCGCTGGTGGACTACAACCGGGCCGGCATCCCGCTGATCGAGATCGTCACCAAGCCGATCGTCGGCGCCGGTGCCCGCGCCCCGCAGGTCGCCCGGGCGTACGTGGCCGAGCTGCGTGAGCTGATCCGTGCCCTGGGCGTCTCCGAGGCGCGCATGGAGCAGGGGCAGATGCGCTGCGACGTCAACCTCTCGCTGCGGCCGATCGGGCGGGAGGAGTTCGGCACCCGCTCGGAGACCAAGAACGTCAACTCGATGCGCTCGGTGGAGCGCGCGGTGCGTTTCGAGATCCAGCGGCACGCCACGGTGCTGACCGACGGCGGCGTGATCGTGCAGGAGACCCGGCACTTCCACGAGGACGACGGCTCCACCACGCCCGGCCGGGTCAAGGAGGAGGCGGAGGACTACCGCTACTTCCCCGAGCCGGACCTGGTGCCGGTCGCCCCGGCGCGGGAGTGGGTGGAGGAGCTGCGCGCCACGCTGCCGGAGCTGCCCTCGGCGCGGCGCCGCCGGCTGCAGGCGGAGTGGGGCGTGTCCGACCACGAGATGCAGTCGCTGCTGAACGCCGGGGCCATCGACCTCATCGTGGCCACCATCGAGGCCGGCGCCCCGGCGGACCAGGCCCGCAAGTGGTGGATGGGCGAGCTGGCCCGGCGCGCCAACGAGGACGGCGTCGAGCTGTCCGCGCTGCCGATCACGCCGGCCCAGGTGGCCCGGGTGGCCACGCTGATCGGTGAGGGCGCGCTCAACGACAAACTGGCCCGCCAGGTGATCGAGGGCGTGCTGGCCGGTGAGGGCGGCCCGGACGAGGTCGTGGAGGCGCGCGGGCTGAAGGTCGTCTCGGACGACTCCGCGCTCGGCGCGGCGGTGGACGAGGCGATCGCCGCCAACCCGGGGGTGGCCGACAAGGTCCGCTCCGGGAAGGTCGCGGCGGCCGGCGCCCTGGTGGGTGCCGTGATGAAGGCCACCCGCGGGCAGGCCGACGCCGCCCGGGTGCGCGAGCTCATCCTGGCCCGCCTGGGCGTGGAGGGCTGA
- a CDS encoding helix-turn-helix transcriptional regulator, with the protein MSKPLISPVFVGRERESARLDALLDQAVEGEPGAVLIGGEAGIGKTRLLDEFLRRAEGRGAVTVVGSCLELGADGLPWAPFVSAFRALHQRLGPELAAAARGNEEQLARLLPELGPVIGRGDDDAGRLRLYELTRQLLERLSAERPLVVALEDLHWSDRSTRELLLYLLRSLTAGRILLVGTYRADDLHRRHPLRGYLAELDRLRGVGRLELDRLTRDEVARQLTGILGVEPAPAVVDEVHRRSDGNAFFVEELSCALERPDVADGSCAPTAWITASLRDLLLVRVEELPENAQQVVRVLAEAWSQISHQLLAAVVDMPEDDLLEALRAATEANVLLPSRDGHGYRFRHSLVREAVSDDLLPGERTLLNRRLAQVLEERPHLVRPDELPARLAGYWYHAHEPVKALPATLEAARVAGRRYAYAEQLRLLERALDLWESVPEEIRDTLGPVGRPSAFPPCGCTTEHVRYLDVLAQAVVAARLALERERGLRLVKQALRMLDGERDPERTAWFLVQRFRLIRYSAPGRQTGCEDLLTAHDMLRGRPPSAVQADVLTRLAAWEMLTWAREESAEMARQAVSIAVAVGEKSVELNARITLGTLEGYYGRTEAAIAEMRRAVDLSRVWEEPDLLTRSYLNLSHALEAAGRSAESVEAAREGMAAANRYGLARDSGAWLAGNLADSLMSLGEWDEAERVVSEALEILGTAHGERQLTARLGQLALDRGELEIAAERLRAVRDEYDASFRAAYGTIGYRGPSAQPQFLVPQGTLEVGLRAAQGRYAEAREAALELLRPGVPDGQENYLWPLLIAAAAAEADGRAVPAMAAGRDEAVQRLRWAAAQLPRHAPVWEASARLLDALLARVEGRVDRAAAIEAARAFTRWSWPLPAARAALLAAEACLAEGDRAEAARWLADAHAGAERLGARPLLARVRELAEAAGLASATRPATVPAPRAGGPSTGPADAARPAPNGTAGTPPATRPAGTRAVDAGGAAGGGTAVATGTALGLTRRELDVLRLVAQGRSNGQIAGELYISPKTVSVHVSRILAKLGVSSRGEAAALAHRERLFATTPH; encoded by the coding sequence GTGAGCAAGCCCCTGATTAGCCCGGTCTTCGTCGGTCGAGAGCGTGAGTCCGCCCGGCTGGACGCGCTGCTCGACCAGGCCGTGGAGGGCGAGCCGGGGGCGGTGCTGATCGGCGGTGAGGCCGGCATCGGCAAGACCCGCCTGCTGGACGAGTTCCTGCGCCGGGCCGAGGGGCGCGGGGCGGTCACGGTGGTCGGGAGCTGTCTGGAGCTGGGGGCCGACGGGCTGCCGTGGGCGCCGTTCGTCAGCGCCTTCCGGGCGCTGCACCAGCGGCTCGGCCCGGAGCTCGCCGCGGCGGCCCGGGGCAACGAGGAGCAGCTGGCCCGGCTGCTGCCGGAGCTGGGTCCGGTGATCGGCCGGGGGGACGACGACGCCGGCCGGCTCCGGCTGTACGAGCTCACCCGGCAGCTGCTGGAGCGGCTCTCCGCGGAGCGCCCGCTGGTGGTCGCCCTGGAGGACCTGCACTGGTCCGACCGCTCCACCCGGGAGCTCCTGCTGTACCTGCTGCGCTCGCTCACCGCCGGCCGGATCCTCCTGGTCGGCACCTACCGCGCGGACGACCTGCACCGCCGCCACCCGCTCCGCGGCTACCTGGCCGAGCTGGACCGGCTGCGCGGGGTCGGCCGGCTGGAGCTGGACCGCCTCACCCGGGACGAGGTTGCCCGGCAGCTCACCGGCATCCTCGGCGTCGAGCCGGCGCCGGCCGTCGTCGACGAGGTGCACCGCCGCTCCGACGGCAACGCCTTCTTCGTGGAGGAGCTCTCCTGCGCGTTGGAGCGCCCGGACGTGGCCGACGGCTCCTGCGCGCCCACCGCCTGGATCACCGCCTCGCTGCGGGACCTGCTGCTGGTGCGGGTGGAGGAGCTTCCGGAGAACGCCCAGCAGGTGGTCCGGGTGCTGGCCGAGGCGTGGTCGCAGATCAGCCACCAGCTGCTCGCTGCTGTCGTGGACATGCCGGAGGATGACCTGCTGGAGGCGCTGCGCGCGGCCACCGAGGCCAACGTGCTGCTGCCCAGCCGGGACGGCCACGGCTACCGCTTCCGGCACTCCCTGGTCCGCGAGGCGGTCAGCGACGACCTGCTGCCCGGCGAACGCACCCTGCTCAACCGCCGTCTCGCCCAGGTCCTGGAGGAGCGCCCGCACCTGGTCCGCCCGGACGAGCTCCCCGCCCGGCTGGCCGGCTACTGGTACCACGCGCACGAGCCGGTCAAGGCGCTGCCGGCCACCCTGGAGGCGGCCCGGGTCGCCGGCCGCCGCTACGCCTACGCCGAGCAGCTGCGGCTGCTGGAGCGCGCCCTGGACCTGTGGGAGTCGGTGCCGGAGGAGATCCGCGACACGCTCGGGCCGGTCGGCCGTCCGTCCGCCTTCCCGCCCTGCGGCTGCACCACCGAGCACGTGCGCTACCTGGACGTGCTGGCGCAGGCGGTCGTCGCCGCCCGGCTGGCGCTGGAGCGGGAGCGCGGCCTGCGGCTGGTCAAGCAGGCGCTGCGGATGCTGGACGGCGAGCGGGACCCGGAGCGCACCGCCTGGTTCCTGGTGCAGCGGTTCCGGCTGATCCGCTACAGCGCGCCCGGCCGGCAGACCGGCTGCGAGGACCTCCTCACCGCGCACGACATGCTGCGGGGCCGCCCGCCCTCCGCCGTGCAGGCCGACGTCCTCACCCGGCTCGCCGCCTGGGAGATGCTGACCTGGGCCCGCGAGGAGTCGGCGGAGATGGCCCGGCAGGCGGTGAGCATCGCCGTCGCGGTGGGGGAGAAGTCGGTCGAGCTGAACGCCCGCATCACCCTGGGCACCCTGGAGGGCTACTACGGCCGCACCGAGGCGGCCATCGCCGAGATGCGCCGCGCGGTGGACCTCTCCCGGGTCTGGGAGGAGCCCGACCTGCTCACCCGCTCCTACCTCAACCTCTCCCACGCGCTGGAGGCCGCCGGCCGCTCCGCCGAGTCGGTCGAGGCGGCGCGCGAGGGCATGGCCGCGGCCAACCGCTACGGCCTCGCCCGCGACTCCGGCGCCTGGCTGGCCGGCAACCTCGCCGACAGCCTGATGTCGCTCGGCGAGTGGGACGAGGCGGAGCGGGTGGTCTCCGAGGCCCTGGAGATCCTCGGCACGGCGCACGGCGAGCGCCAGCTCACCGCCCGGCTGGGGCAGCTCGCGCTGGACCGCGGCGAGCTGGAGATCGCGGCCGAGCGGCTGCGCGCCGTCCGGGACGAGTACGACGCCAGCTTCCGCGCCGCCTACGGCACGATCGGCTACCGCGGCCCGTCGGCGCAGCCGCAGTTCCTGGTGCCGCAGGGCACGCTGGAGGTCGGTCTGCGGGCCGCGCAGGGCCGGTACGCCGAGGCCCGTGAGGCCGCGCTGGAGCTGCTGCGCCCGGGCGTGCCGGACGGCCAGGAGAACTACCTGTGGCCGCTGCTGATCGCCGCCGCGGCGGCGGAGGCGGACGGCCGCGCGGTGCCGGCGATGGCCGCCGGCCGGGACGAGGCCGTGCAGCGGCTGCGCTGGGCCGCCGCCCAACTGCCCCGGCACGCCCCGGTGTGGGAGGCGTCGGCGCGGCTGCTCGACGCCCTGCTGGCCCGCGTCGAGGGGCGGGTGGACCGCGCCGCCGCGATCGAGGCGGCGCGCGCGTTCACCCGCTGGTCCTGGCCGCTCCCGGCGGCCCGCGCCGCGCTGCTGGCCGCCGAGGCGTGCCTGGCCGAGGGGGACCGCGCGGAGGCGGCCCGCTGGCTGGCCGACGCGCACGCCGGAGCGGAACGGCTGGGCGCCCGCCCGCTGCTGGCCCGGGTGCGGGAGCTGGCCGAGGCGGCCGGCCTGGCCTCGGCGACCCGGCCGGCCACCGTGCCGGCGCCGCGCGCGGGCGGCCCGTCCACCGGCCCGGCGGACGCGGCGCGACCGGCGCCGAACGGCACCGCCGGGACCCCGCCGGCCACCCGGCCGGCCGGCACGCGCGCCGTGGACGCCGGCGGCGCGGCCGGAGGCGGTACCGCCGTGGCGACCGGGACGGCCCTGGGGCTGACCCGCCGGGAGCTCGACGTGCTCCGGCTGGTCGCGCAGGGGCGCAGCAACGGGCAGATCGCCGGGGAGCTGTACATCTCCCCCAAGACGGTCAGCGTGCACGTCTCCCGGATCCTCGCCAAGCTCGGCGTCTCCTCGCGCGGCGAGGCCGCCGCCCTGGCCCACCGCGAACGCCTCTTCGCCACCACCCCGCACTAG
- a CDS encoding PQQ-dependent sugar dehydrogenase yields the protein MPTPPHPPPTTTTGPVGAGGPPPRRPWHTLARRATAAAAALLALAAPAACTSPGSDGDGAASPTGAATPSATAGAPSPTGSATATATGEAGPDGVARPELADTVATGLTTPWGIAFLPDGRAVVGERDTGRLLLVAPEGGEVAEAGTVPGVATAPGGEGGLLGLAVPPDFADDPRLYVQYTTGEDNRIAVLPYRESDASFGEPEPLVTGIPANVYHNGGRLAFGPDGMLYATTGDAGDRSRAQDLDSPAGKILRMTPQGRPAPGNPFEDSLVYSYGHRNVEGLAWDADGRLWVTEFGDQRRDELNLVTPGGNYGWPMAEGTLGGGTGLVDPVVEWGTDEAGPVGIAVVGGSAWIGAVTGERLWQVPLRGEEAAGEAVDHLVGEYGRLRTVVAAPDGSLWVTTSNTDGRGEPREGDDRILRLTVS from the coding sequence GTGCCCACTCCCCCGCACCCCCCTCCCACCACCACGACCGGCCCGGTGGGAGCCGGCGGACCCCCACCCCGACGCCCCTGGCACACCCTCGCCCGACGCGCCACCGCTGCCGCGGCCGCGCTGCTGGCGCTCGCGGCGCCGGCCGCCTGCACCTCCCCCGGCTCCGATGGGGACGGCGCCGCCTCCCCCACCGGCGCCGCGACGCCCTCGGCCACCGCCGGCGCCCCGTCACCCACCGGCTCCGCCACCGCCACCGCCACCGGCGAGGCCGGGCCGGACGGCGTGGCCCGACCCGAACTCGCCGACACCGTGGCCACCGGCCTGACCACGCCCTGGGGCATCGCGTTCCTGCCGGACGGGCGGGCGGTGGTCGGCGAGCGGGACACCGGCCGGCTGCTCCTGGTGGCGCCCGAGGGCGGCGAGGTCGCCGAGGCGGGCACCGTGCCCGGCGTGGCCACCGCGCCCGGGGGCGAGGGCGGGCTGCTGGGACTGGCCGTGCCCCCCGACTTCGCCGACGACCCGCGGCTGTACGTGCAGTACACCACCGGCGAGGACAACCGCATCGCCGTACTGCCCTACCGGGAGTCCGACGCCTCCTTCGGCGAGCCCGAGCCGCTGGTCACCGGCATCCCGGCGAACGTCTACCACAACGGCGGGCGGCTCGCCTTCGGACCGGACGGCATGCTCTACGCCACCACCGGGGACGCCGGCGACCGCTCCCGCGCCCAGGACCTCGACTCACCGGCCGGCAAGATCCTGCGGATGACCCCGCAGGGCCGACCCGCCCCCGGCAACCCGTTCGAGGACTCCCTGGTCTACAGCTACGGGCACCGCAACGTCGAGGGCCTCGCCTGGGACGCGGACGGCCGGCTGTGGGTCACCGAGTTCGGCGACCAGCGCCGCGACGAACTGAACCTGGTCACCCCCGGCGGCAACTACGGCTGGCCGATGGCCGAGGGCACCCTCGGCGGCGGCACCGGCCTCGTCGACCCGGTCGTGGAGTGGGGCACCGACGAGGCCGGACCGGTCGGCATCGCCGTCGTCGGCGGCAGCGCCTGGATCGGCGCGGTCACCGGCGAGCGCCTGTGGCAGGTCCCGCTGCGCGGCGAGGAGGCGGCCGGGGAGGCCGTGGACCACCTGGTCGGCGAGTACGGGCGCCTGCGCACCGTCGTCGCCGCCCCCGACGGCAGCCTGTGGGTCACCACCAGCAACACCGACGGCCGCGGCGAACCACGGGAGGGCGACGACCGGATCCTGCGGCTGACGGTGAGCTGA
- a CDS encoding 2-hydroxyacid dehydrogenase: MAELTHSSARVVWSPFSAEEIGDLPADVDVRVWDGKGPLPGPTEDVEFFVLPYLRARAGMLLTPDMPKLRVAQSLTAGVDNLLDLLPSGVTLCNARGVHDAGTAELALTLTLASLRGIPDFVRAQPSGQWLFGFRPALADKVVLLVGYGSIGQAVEDRLLPFECDVIRVARTARQGPRGPVHALEELPRLLPRADVVIVIVPLTDETRGLVDAEFLGRMKDGALMVNVARGPVVVTDDLLGAVGEGRLLAALDVTDPEPLPPEHPLWRAPGTLISPHVGGANSAFQPRALRLVRRQLARWLGGEPLENVVAGPA; encoded by the coding sequence ATGGCTGAGCTAACGCACTCCTCCGCCCGCGTGGTGTGGTCGCCCTTCTCCGCCGAGGAGATCGGGGACCTGCCGGCCGACGTGGACGTCCGGGTATGGGACGGCAAGGGACCACTGCCCGGCCCGACCGAGGACGTGGAGTTCTTCGTGCTGCCCTACCTCAGGGCGCGGGCGGGGATGCTGCTGACGCCCGACATGCCGAAGCTCCGGGTGGCGCAGTCGCTCACCGCCGGCGTGGACAACCTTCTGGACCTCCTTCCCTCCGGCGTGACGCTGTGCAACGCGCGCGGGGTGCACGACGCCGGGACGGCCGAGCTGGCGCTGACCCTCACCCTGGCCTCGCTCCGTGGCATACCCGACTTCGTCCGGGCCCAGCCGTCCGGGCAGTGGTTGTTCGGGTTCCGCCCGGCGCTCGCCGACAAGGTGGTGCTGCTGGTGGGCTACGGCTCCATCGGCCAGGCCGTCGAGGACCGGCTGCTGCCGTTCGAGTGCGACGTCATACGCGTGGCCCGCACGGCCCGTCAGGGGCCGCGCGGGCCGGTGCACGCGCTGGAGGAGCTGCCGCGGCTGCTTCCCCGCGCCGACGTGGTGATCGTCATCGTGCCGCTGACGGACGAGACCCGGGGACTGGTGGACGCCGAGTTCCTGGGCCGGATGAAGGACGGCGCGCTGATGGTGAACGTCGCCCGCGGGCCGGTGGTGGTCACCGACGACCTGCTGGGGGCCGTCGGCGAGGGTCGGCTGCTGGCCGCGCTGGACGTCACCGATCCGGAGCCGCTGCCTCCGGAGCACCCGCTGTGGCGCGCCCCCGGCACCCTGATAAGCCCGCACGTCGGCGGCGCCAACTCGGCGTTCCAGCCCCGCGCGCTGCGGCTGGTGCGCCGGCAGCTGGCGCGCTGGCTCGGCGGCGAGCCCCTGGAGAACGTGGTGGCCGGGCCGGCCTGA
- the purB gene encoding adenylosuccinate lyase: MTTKPRIPNVLANRYASTELAALWSPEHKVVLERRLWLAVLRAQADLGVPVPAEAIADYERVLEQVDLDSIARRERVTRHDVKARIEEFNALAGHEQVHKGMTSRDLTENVEQLQVRQSLELVRDRCVAVLARLARRAAEYSELVMAGRSHNVAAQATTLGKRFATAADELLVALARVEELLDRYPLRGIKGPVGTAQDMLDLLGGSEERLAELEGRVAAHLGFGRTLSSVGQVYPRSLDFEVVSALSQLAAAPSSLAKTIRLMAGQELVTEGFQPGQVGSSAMPHKMNTRSCERVNGLAVILRGYVSMTAELAGDQWNEGDVSCSVVRRVALPDAFFALDGLLETFLTVLDEFGAFPAVVARELDRYLPFLGTTKVLMAAVRAGVGRETAHEVIKEHAVASALAMREKGSERNELLDRLAADERMPLDADDLAALLADRLSFTGAAAAQVRQVVERVAEVTERHPEAAAYTPGAIL, encoded by the coding sequence GTGACGACCAAGCCGCGCATCCCGAACGTCCTGGCCAACCGCTACGCCTCCACCGAACTGGCCGCCCTGTGGTCCCCGGAGCACAAGGTGGTGCTGGAGCGCCGGCTCTGGCTCGCCGTGCTGCGCGCCCAGGCCGATCTGGGCGTGCCGGTGCCGGCGGAGGCGATCGCCGACTACGAGCGGGTGCTGGAGCAGGTGGACCTGGACTCCATCGCGCGGCGCGAGCGGGTGACCCGGCACGACGTCAAGGCGCGGATCGAGGAGTTCAACGCGCTGGCCGGCCACGAGCAGGTGCACAAGGGGATGACCTCGCGCGACCTGACCGAGAACGTCGAGCAGCTGCAGGTGCGGCAGAGCCTGGAGCTGGTGCGGGACCGCTGCGTGGCGGTGCTGGCCCGGCTGGCCCGGCGGGCGGCCGAGTACTCCGAGCTGGTGATGGCCGGTCGTTCGCACAACGTGGCCGCCCAGGCCACCACCCTCGGCAAGCGGTTCGCCACCGCGGCGGACGAGCTGCTGGTGGCGCTGGCCCGGGTGGAGGAGCTGCTGGACCGCTACCCGCTGCGCGGCATCAAGGGCCCGGTGGGGACGGCGCAGGACATGCTGGACCTGCTCGGCGGCAGCGAGGAGCGGCTGGCCGAGCTGGAGGGCCGGGTCGCCGCGCACCTGGGCTTCGGGCGCACGCTGAGCAGCGTGGGCCAGGTCTACCCGCGCTCGCTCGACTTCGAGGTGGTCTCGGCGCTGTCGCAGCTCGCCGCCGCCCCGTCCAGCCTGGCCAAGACCATCCGGCTGATGGCCGGGCAGGAGCTGGTGACCGAGGGCTTCCAGCCCGGTCAGGTGGGCTCCTCGGCGATGCCGCACAAGATGAACACCCGTTCCTGCGAGCGGGTGAACGGCCTGGCGGTGATCCTGCGCGGCTACGTCTCGATGACCGCCGAGCTGGCCGGGGACCAGTGGAACGAGGGCGACGTGTCCTGCTCGGTGGTGCGCCGGGTGGCGCTGCCGGACGCCTTCTTCGCGCTGGACGGCCTGCTGGAGACCTTCCTGACGGTGCTCGACGAGTTCGGGGCGTTCCCGGCCGTGGTCGCCCGCGAGCTCGACCGCTACCTGCCGTTCCTGGGCACCACCAAGGTGCTGATGGCGGCCGTGCGGGCGGGCGTGGGGCGGGAGACCGCGCACGAGGTGATCAAGGAGCACGCGGTGGCCTCCGCCCTGGCCATGCGGGAGAAGGGCAGCGAGCGCAACGAGCTGCTGGACCGGCTGGCGGCGGACGAGCGGATGCCGCTGGACGCCGACGACCTGGCGGCGCTGCTCGCCGACCGGCTGTCCTTCACCGGTGCCGCCGCCGCGCAGGTGCGGCAGGTGGTGGAGCGGGTGGCGGAGGTGACCGAGCGGCACCCGGAGGCCGCCGCGTACACCCCGGGCGCGATTCTCTGA